From a region of the Dictyostelium discoideum AX4 chromosome 2 chromosome, whole genome shotgun sequence genome:
- the vps5 gene encoding Phox domain-containing protein, with protein MSDYNSNLLFGTQVTYEDNGENTFVGFSNEPIESSNPFLAPPQQQEQQEQPSYPQVQQQYSKERIPASQPPSYNPPQPTQQQQQQTNNNGTTVQQKQRTSQNYQQPPPQQQQQVSNNSNFQSNFKPTFTTPVNQFISNSRTSMDITVNFPDMVGEGMGAYAIYKIVTKSALNENPDYKKEVSVNRRYSDFLWLRNALKETRKGCIIPQLPEKAVLNNRNKDFLEQRRRDLEKFLNRVVESNSLAQSNEILTFLEGSDEQLNAAKQSRPDQSNMESSTMSPPPSQEGGKMGKISSFFGNSISTLTQGVHSVKEIDGWFGDKKSYILQLDSTLHRLEDTINNVIRKRRELAAAMGELTSAGLSFSSCEIPVRQDIANGYQRLTEVENNIRQGMEDLSNNEQGYFEEGIRDYLRAISSVKELLNDRLDALMSMQNNERNVAAKKEKAAKTTGAKAANMQKEVDDAVRKLTEATTEYEKISASARLELTKFDEKRAYEMKRILNYVIRLNLDHFLKSSDCWRELLTEQHSNGDPNFDSKNKASWGSTSI; from the exons ATGTCAGATTATAATAGTAATCTTTTATTTGGAACTCAAGTCACATATGAAGACAATGGTGAAAATACTTTC gTTGGATTTTCAAACGAACCAATTGAATCAAGCAACCCATTTTTagcaccaccacaacaacaagaacaacaagaacaaccaTCATATCCACAagttcaacaacaatatagTAAAGAAAGAATACCAGCATCACAACCACCATCATATAATCCACCACAAccaacacaacaacaacaacaacaaactaaTAATAACGGAACAACAgtacaacaaaaacaaagaaCATCACAAAACtatcaacaaccaccaccacaacaacaacaacaagttagtaataatagtaatttccaatcaaattttaaaccaaCATTTACAACACCAGttaatcaatttatttcaaaCTCTAGAACAAGCATGGATATTACAGTTAATTTCCCAGATATGGTAGGAGAAGGTATGGGTGCCTATGCTATCTATAAGATCGTTACAAAATCAGCCCTCAATGAGAACCCagattataaaaaagaagTTTCTGTAAATCGTCGTTATTCTGACTTTTTATGGTTAAGAAATGCTTTAAAAGAAACTAGAAAAGGTTGTATCATTCCACAATTACCTGAAAAAGCTGTATTaa ataATCGTAATAAAGACTTTTTAGAACAACGTAGAAGAGATTTagagaaatttttaaatagagTTGTTGAAAGTAATTCATTAGCacaatcaaatgaaatattaacatttttagAAGGATCAGATGAACAATTGAACGCAGCAAAACAAAGTAGACCAGATCAATCCAATATGGAATCATCAACCAtgtcaccaccaccatcacaaGAAGGTGGTAAAATGGGTAAGATTTCATCATTCTTTGGTAATTCAATCTCTACTTTAACTCAAGGCGTTCACTCTGTTAAAGAGATTGATGGTTGGTTTGGTGATAAGAAAAGTTATATCTTACAATTGGATTCAACACTACATCGTTTAGAGGATACAATTAACAATGTCATTAGAAAACGTAGAGAGTTGGCCGCTGCAATGGGTGAACTTACATCTGCAGGTTTATCATTCTCCTCTTGTGAGATTCCAGTTCGTCAAGATATCGCCAATGGTTATCAACGTTTAACCGAGGTTGAAAACAATATTAGACAGGGTATGGAAGATCTTTCAAACAATGAACAAGGCTACTTTGAAGAGGGTATCAGAGATTATCTTCGTGCAATCTCATCCGTTAAGGAATTATTAAACGATCGTTTGGACGCTTTAATGTCAATGCAAAACAATGAACGTAATGTCGCTGCCAAGAAAGAAAAAGCCGCAAAAACAACTGGTGCAAAGGCTGCCAATATGCAAAAGGAAGTTGATGATGCCGTTAGAAAATTAACTGAAGCCACCACTGAATATGAAAAGATCTCTGCCTCTGCTCGTCTTGAACTTACAAAATTCGATGAAAAGAGAGCTTATGAAATGAAGAGAATCTTAAACTATGTCATTCGTTTAAATTTAGATCACTTCTTAAAATCTTCTGATTGTTGGAGAGAACTTTTAACTGAACAACACTCAAATGGTGATCCAAATTTcgattctaaaaataaagcTTCTTGGGGTTCAActtctatttaa
- the gacU gene encoding RhoGAP domain-containing protein, which produces MKSSKKTLTNFWKDPSTGNLVSPSPSSINGGASSSGGGGSTISPTKLAKEGPVFGVPLNDIFKRNSTNVHNVPNVIWHISSNIRQSAMDVEGLFRIPGSNTTLQLLKKNYNEGKIGTKDDLNDKCDDIHTQASLLKLFIRELPDPLFTFSLYDSFIKSHGSKDKSIRVGSLKMLLGQLPIAHFSLLKFLAELLREVSTHSVNNRMTSTNLAIVFGPTVMRPQTEDIVKMIEDARHINGIFLLIIDEYEFLFNVMYINRNRNININIYLWKSKKNPKISFQFWNFLFFILVFFFEQPTFANNPSPNTSRNNLNSSVRQSPNKGFVSSNPNRKASKFEFSVVDDVENNSNDINNNIKLNTNNNNNSGKSQQQLLQQLQMQQLLSISPNSSVIGINQQNANNNSGNNNNNNNNNNSSNNQNKFSILLPVNNHPQPTLLAPSSPSSSIYGRNNSNGINNGATSPLPPASPRSSLTLLDMNHLNCGVNDYSGGYNNNINNSIGNNELIRGLIKKTCSILFDKELTSLTDGFEITKDETFIPAFDTSNINNHHSSPTSNSVNNNNSNNNNNNNNSSNNNNNTLNSDISQISPRFSRANEISSASNSSTSSPQLRSLLKSHVNNNLNNLNNLPNLLGNLQAQQQQQQQQQQQQQQQQQQQQQQQQQQQQQQQQQQLKNQSDENNNVTINNSNNNNNTPTSPVLNIINNAPITIPSSPPLNTVTSNLSPSTPYNESNNNNINNNNNNNNNNNNNNNNNNNNNNNNNINSNSNNNPLDIAFSHLEKVRKEGKRNSDINLMSIDELNEEKSAIKKELRDFDTNFKRQYGQLPRKNDKEIMRPLYIRYREVKSLIDLKSPQSVTSTLSNSSSLPSTPISLSSSNSLNKSQPSNNNNNNNNNNNNNNNANNTNTNNSNNNNNNNNNNNNNNINNNSNTANMSNSTSTLSSSGQHQLERANSSSSITSAAGIGGGSNSKSSTSPPNVVSPYISPSTSFNSLTELSNHQNNNNSNNNNNNNNNIDTSAPMIVDSHQYNSGNSNSNSNSNSNSNSSSKSSSPNITDFTKLSLNELKDRYIKVKGEKRSLQIDLHRYQSEFTKKHGRKVQFVEDRVPVQAEYEKYKELKIEIVALENILVLINNNHNHNHNHNHNHNNNNNNNNNNNNNNNNNHTTLYHL; this is translated from the exons ATGAAAAGTAGTAAAAAGACCTTAACAAATTTTTGGAAAGATCCATCTACAGGTAATCTTGTATCACCctcaccatcatcaattaatggtGGCGCATCATCTAGTGGCGGTGGTGGTTCCACTATATCACCTACCAAATTAGCAAAAGAAGGTCCTGTATTTGGTGTACCATTAAATGATatctttaaaagaaattcaacaaatgttCACAATGTACCAAATGTTATTTGGCATATCTCTTCAAATATTAGACAGTCAG cTATGGATGTTGAAGGTTTATTTAGAATACCGGGCTCAAATACAACATtacaacttttaaaaaagaattataatGAAGGTAAAATAGGTACAAAAGATGACTTAAATGATAAATGTGATGATATTCATACACAAGCAagtttattgaaattatttattagagAATTACCTGATCCATTATTCACATTTTCTTTATATGattcatttataaaatcaCATG gttcaaaagataaatcaattagaGTTGGTTCTTTAAAGATGTTATTAGGTCAGTTACCAATTGCccatttttcattattaaaatttttagcTGAATTACTAAGAGAAGTTTCAACACATTCAGTAAATAATAG aaTGACTTCAACTAATTTAGCAATTGTCTTTGGTCCAACAGTTATGAGACCTCAAACTGAAGATATAGTCAAAATGATTGAAGATGCTAGACATATTAAtggtatatttttattaattatagatgaatatgaatttttatttaatgtaatgtatataaatagaaatagaaatataaatataaatatatatttatggaaatccaaaaaaaatccaaaaatcTCTTTCCAGTtttggaattttttatttttcattttggtttttttttttg AACAACCAACATTTGCAAATAATCCAAGTCCAAATACGTCAAGGAATAATCTTAATAGTTCAGTTAGACAATCACCAAATAAAGGTTTTGTATCATCAAATCCAAATAGAAAGGCGTCAAAATTTGAATTCAGTGtcgttgatgatgttgaaaataatagtaacgatattaataacaatattaaattaaatactaataataataacaatagtgggaaatcacaacaacaactattacaacaattacaaatgcaacaacttttatcaatttctCCAAATTCTAGTGTTATTGGGATTAATCAACAAAAtgccaataataatagcggtaataataataataataataataataataatagttcaaacaatcaaaataaattttcaattctttTACCTGTTAATAATCATCCACAACCAACATTATTAGCACCATCTTCGCCATCATCTTCAATTTATGGtagaaataatagtaatggtattAATAATGGTGCAACTTCACCATTACCGCCAGCATCACCACGATCATCATTAACATTATTGGATATGAACCATTTGAATTGTGGTGTCAATGATTATAGTGGaggttataataataatataaataatagcattggtaataatgaattgATTAGAGGTCTAATAAAGAAAACAtgttcaattttatttgataaggAATTAACATCATTAACTGATGGTTTTGAGATTACAAAAGATGAAACTTTTATACCGGCATTCGATAcatcaaatataaataatcatcattcttcaccaacttcaaatagtgtcaacaacaataatagcaataacaataacaacaataacaatagtagtaataataataataatacattaaaCTCTGACATTTCACAAATTTCACCACGTTTCTCAAGAGCCAATGAAATCTCATCAGCTTCAAACTCTTCAACTTCTTCACCTCAATTACGTTCACTCTTAAAATCtcatgtaaataataatttaaataatttaaataatttaccaaatcTTTTAGGTAATTTAcaagctcaacaacaacaacaacaacaacaacaacaacaacaacaacaacaacaacaacaacaacaacaacaacaacaacaacaacaacaacaacaacaacaacaacaattaaaaaatcaatccGACGAAAACAATAAtgtaacaataaataatagtaataataataataatacgcCAACTTCTCcagttttaaatataataaataatgcaCCAATAACAATACCCTCTTCACCACCACTCAACACTGTAACATCTAATTTATCACCATCCACGCCATATAATGAATcgaataataacaatattaataataataataataataataataataataataataataataataataataataataataataataataataatataaatagtaatagtaataacaatccTTTAGATATTGCATTTTCACATTTAGAAAAAGTTAGAAAAGAAGGAAAGAGAAATTCTGATATTAATTTGATGAGTATCGATGAATTAAATGAAGAGAAATCAGCAATAAAGAAGGAATTACGTGATTTTGATACAAACTTTAAACGACAATATGGTCAATTACCAAGAAAGaatgataaagaaattatgaGACCATTATATATTAGATATAGAGAagttaaatcattaatagaTTTAAAGTCACCACAATCTGTAACTTCGACTCTATCaaattcttcttctttacCTTCAACtccaatttcattatcatcttcaaattctttaaataaatcgcaaccatcaaataataataataataataataataataataataataataataatgccaataataccaataccaataattccaataataataataataataataataataataataataataatattaataacaattcaaatactgCTAATATGAGtaattcaacatcaacattaaGTTCATCTGGTCAACATCAATTAGAAAGAGCAAACTCAAGTTCCTCAATAACGAGTGCTGCTGGTATTGGTGGTGGAAGTAATTCAAAATCTTCAACCTCTCCACCAAATGTTGTATCTCCTTATATTTCACCAAGTACCTCTTTCAATTCGTTAACTGAATTATCAAatcatcaaaataataataatagtaacaataataataataacaacaataacattGATACTTCTGCACCAATGATTGTTGACTCACATCAAtataatagtggtaatagtaatagtaatagtaatagtaatagtaatagtaatagtagtagtaaatCCTCTTCACCAAATATAACAGATTTTACAAAACTttcattaaatgaattaaaagataGATACATAAAGGTTAAAGGAGAAAAGAGATCATTGCAAATTGATTTACACAGATATCAATCTGAGTTCACTAAAAAGCATGGTAGAAAAGTTCAATTTGTTGAAGACAGAGTGCCTGTCCAAGCAGaatatgaaaaatataaagagttaaaaattgaaattgttgcTCTCGAAAATATCTTGGtattaatcaacaacaaccacaaccacaaccacaaccacaaccacaaccacaacaacaacaacaacaacaacaacaacaacaacaacaacaacaacaacaaccacaccaCTCTTTATCATCTTTAA